From the Manis javanica isolate MJ-LG chromosome 13, MJ_LKY, whole genome shotgun sequence genome, one window contains:
- the LOC108389572 gene encoding yjeF N-terminal domain-containing protein 3 isoform X3, whose product MPEAAVPVPHTLAMSCAAVSDLAAAPEERRFLSTAEAAALERELLEDYRFGRQQLVELCGHASAVAVAKVFPLPALSRKQRTVLVVCGPEQNGAVGLVCARHLRVFEYEPTIFYPTRSLDLLHRDLTTQCEKMDIPFLSYLPTEVQLINDAYRLVVDAVLGPGVEPCEVGGPCIRTLATLKLLSIPLVSLDIPSGWDAETGGGETEDGLRPDVLVSLTAPKRCAGRFSGRHHFVAGRFVPDDVRRKFALRLPGYTGTDCVVAL is encoded by the exons ATGCCAGAGGCGGCGGTGCCCGTCCCGCACACCTTGGCCATGAGCTGCGCGGCTGTTTCGGACCTGGCGGCGGCGCCGGAGGAGCGGCGTTTCCTCAG CACTGCGGAGGCAGCCGCCCTGGAGCGGGAGCTTCTGGAGGATTACCGCTTCGGGCGGCAGCAGCTGGTGGAGTTGTGCGGCCATGCAAGCGCCGTGGCTGTGGCCAAG GTGTTCCCCTTGCCTGCTCTCTCCCGGAAGCAGAGGACTGTGCTGGTCGTGTGCGGCCCAGAGCAGAATGGGGCTGTGGGACTGGTCTGTGCCCGGCACCTGCGGGTGTTT GAGTATGAACCGACCATCTTCTACCCCACCCGCTCCCTCGACCTGCTGCACCGCGACCTGACTACCCAGTGTGAGAAAATGGACATTCCCTTTCTATCCTATCTGCCCACAGAG GTCCAGCTCATCAATGACGCCTACAGGCTGGTGGTGGATGCTGTGCTGGGCCCCGGCGTGGAGCCTTGTGAGGTTGGGGGCCCCTGCATACGCACGCTGGCCACGCTCAAACTGCTGTCCATCCCCCTTGTGAGCCTGGACATTCCCTCAG GCTGGGACGCGGAGACCGGCGGCGGGGAGACGGAGGACGGGCTCCGGCCGGATGTGCTCGTGTCGCTCACGGCGCCCAAGCGCTGCGCCGGCCGCTTCTCCGGGCGCCACCACTTCGTCGCCGGCAGGTTCGTGCCCGACGACGTGCGCCGCAAGTTCGCTCTGCGCCTGCCAGGGTACACGGGCACCGACTGCGTCGTGGCGCTGTGA
- the LOC108389572 gene encoding yjeF N-terminal domain-containing protein 3 isoform X2 encodes MSLGKPLGFSELLDTLLTSGPGSFIIIIIIIIPFYRAVELSVRCCSPARRGPAEGRLASSHTPLILGTAEAAALERELLEDYRFGRQQLVELCGHASAVAVAKVFPLPALSRKQRTVLVVCGPEQNGAVGLVCARHLRVFEYEPTIFYPTRSLDLLHRDLTTQCEKMDIPFLSYLPTEVQLINDAYRLVVDAVLGPGVEPCEVGGPCIRTLATLKLLSIPLVSLDIPSGWDAETGGGETEDGLRPDVLVSLTAPKRCAGRFSGRHHFVAGRFVPDDVRRKFALRLPGYTGTDCVVAL; translated from the exons ATGAGCCTGGGCAAGCCACTTGGCTTCTCTGAGTTGTTGGATACTCTTCTAACTTCTGGGCCTgggtcttttattattattattattattattattccattctATAGGGCTGTTGAGCTGAGCGTTAGGTGCTGTTCTCCAGCCAGAAGGGGTCCTGCTGAAGGGAGGCTGGCATCTAGCCACACACCCCTGATTCTGGG CACTGCGGAGGCAGCCGCCCTGGAGCGGGAGCTTCTGGAGGATTACCGCTTCGGGCGGCAGCAGCTGGTGGAGTTGTGCGGCCATGCAAGCGCCGTGGCTGTGGCCAAG GTGTTCCCCTTGCCTGCTCTCTCCCGGAAGCAGAGGACTGTGCTGGTCGTGTGCGGCCCAGAGCAGAATGGGGCTGTGGGACTGGTCTGTGCCCGGCACCTGCGGGTGTTT GAGTATGAACCGACCATCTTCTACCCCACCCGCTCCCTCGACCTGCTGCACCGCGACCTGACTACCCAGTGTGAGAAAATGGACATTCCCTTTCTATCCTATCTGCCCACAGAG GTCCAGCTCATCAATGACGCCTACAGGCTGGTGGTGGATGCTGTGCTGGGCCCCGGCGTGGAGCCTTGTGAGGTTGGGGGCCCCTGCATACGCACGCTGGCCACGCTCAAACTGCTGTCCATCCCCCTTGTGAGCCTGGACATTCCCTCAG GCTGGGACGCGGAGACCGGCGGCGGGGAGACGGAGGACGGGCTCCGGCCGGATGTGCTCGTGTCGCTCACGGCGCCCAAGCGCTGCGCCGGCCGCTTCTCCGGGCGCCACCACTTCGTCGCCGGCAGGTTCGTGCCCGACGACGTGCGCCGCAAGTTCGCTCTGCGCCTGCCAGGGTACACGGGCACCGACTGCGTCGTGGCGCTGTGA
- the LOC108389572 gene encoding yjeF N-terminal domain-containing protein 3 isoform X1, translated as MRSIPKLVSPSVPTQELGQPTLGVPFSWPHCELLSTPGPPLHLRAVELSVRCCSPARRGPAEGRLASSHTPLILGTAEAAALERELLEDYRFGRQQLVELCGHASAVAVAKVFPLPALSRKQRTVLVVCGPEQNGAVGLVCARHLRVFEYEPTIFYPTRSLDLLHRDLTTQCEKMDIPFLSYLPTEVQLINDAYRLVVDAVLGPGVEPCEVGGPCIRTLATLKLLSIPLVSLDIPSGWDAETGGGETEDGLRPDVLVSLTAPKRCAGRFSGRHHFVAGRFVPDDVRRKFALRLPGYTGTDCVVAL; from the exons ATGAGATCCATTCCCAAGCTCGTCTCCCCCAGCGTTCCTACCCAGGAGCTGGGCCAGCCCACCCTGGGAGTGCCCTTTAGCTGGCCCCACTGTGAGCTCCTTTCCACGCCTGGTCCTCCACTTCATCTGAG GGCTGTTGAGCTGAGCGTTAGGTGCTGTTCTCCAGCCAGAAGGGGTCCTGCTGAAGGGAGGCTGGCATCTAGCCACACACCCCTGATTCTGGG CACTGCGGAGGCAGCCGCCCTGGAGCGGGAGCTTCTGGAGGATTACCGCTTCGGGCGGCAGCAGCTGGTGGAGTTGTGCGGCCATGCAAGCGCCGTGGCTGTGGCCAAG GTGTTCCCCTTGCCTGCTCTCTCCCGGAAGCAGAGGACTGTGCTGGTCGTGTGCGGCCCAGAGCAGAATGGGGCTGTGGGACTGGTCTGTGCCCGGCACCTGCGGGTGTTT GAGTATGAACCGACCATCTTCTACCCCACCCGCTCCCTCGACCTGCTGCACCGCGACCTGACTACCCAGTGTGAGAAAATGGACATTCCCTTTCTATCCTATCTGCCCACAGAG GTCCAGCTCATCAATGACGCCTACAGGCTGGTGGTGGATGCTGTGCTGGGCCCCGGCGTGGAGCCTTGTGAGGTTGGGGGCCCCTGCATACGCACGCTGGCCACGCTCAAACTGCTGTCCATCCCCCTTGTGAGCCTGGACATTCCCTCAG GCTGGGACGCGGAGACCGGCGGCGGGGAGACGGAGGACGGGCTCCGGCCGGATGTGCTCGTGTCGCTCACGGCGCCCAAGCGCTGCGCCGGCCGCTTCTCCGGGCGCCACCACTTCGTCGCCGGCAGGTTCGTGCCCGACGACGTGCGCCGCAAGTTCGCTCTGCGCCTGCCAGGGTACACGGGCACCGACTGCGTCGTGGCGCTGTGA